AAACTTGAACATTTATGTGCAAAGAATGAACGTTCGCAACCTGTGAGAGGTATGTAACCACTTGGTTGCCTGCAGGTCTGCCCAGCATCACTCCTATCTAACCCTTTAACCCTTCCCCTGTGCTACAGGCTATGCCTTTGTCCACATGGAGAGCCAAGAGGCTGCCCTGCAAGCCATCGAAGCCCTGCATGGGACCCGCTACAAAGGAAGACCCCTGTCCGTCGAGCTCTCCAAGGTTCAGCCCAGCAAGCGCCCGTCCACGGGCAAAATCCCCTGCGTCAGCTGCGGCAAGTCTGGGCACTACGCCGGCGACTGCCCCCTGCTCctgccccagccccagccccagacAGCGCTGGAGCAGTACCAGAACCAAGCCGTGGCTGTGGCAGCTGGCGTGCCCTTACCTCCCCAGTACCAGGCCCTGCCGAGCTCCTTCTATACCGCCTACCCCCCTTCCATGTACGGTCCAGCCTATGGGGCTGATGGCACTCTGCTGTACAGGACCGTGCCTGAGCACATGTACGGCTCCGTGGCTAATGCGGCCACCTTCAACGCCATGGCCAACCAGCTCTACGCCACGGTAGAAAATCAGGGGTACACCCCCACTGTCGGCAATCCAGTCTACGCCACGGCTGGCACCCCAGTTTATAGCGGCGCAGTGGGGGGAGCCAGCAGTCCTGTATACAGTGCCTCGGTGACAAACCCTGCCTATAGTTACGGGGCAGTTGGCAGTCCAGTCCCTGTGGCGGATCCCTCCGCCCAGGCAGTGTTTGAGGCAACCCAAGCACAGTTTTACGCCCAGCAGCAGGAGAAGCCAGGCTCCCCAGCGGCTGCCattgctgctgccgctgctgctgctgcagccgTCGCCT
Above is a genomic segment from Polyodon spathula isolate WHYD16114869_AA unplaced genomic scaffold, ASM1765450v1 scaffolds_1706, whole genome shotgun sequence containing:
- the LOC121310059 gene encoding RNA-binding protein 4-like — encoded protein: MDAGITKAGMTYGASPMPADLTPADTVPTVKIFVGNLSADTSQEELAAVFEPYGTVMSCSVLRQFAFVHLAGREGAARAVQELHGREFRGRSLVVEESRGRPRNSTKVFVGNLAALCSAPDLQELFQTFGKVLECDKVKGYAFVHMESQEAALQAIEALHGTRYKGRPLSVELSKVQPSKRPSTGKIPCVSCGKSGHYAGDCPLLLPQPQPQTALEQYQNQAVAVAAGVPLPPQYQALPSSFYTAYPPSMYGPAYGADGTLLYRTVPEHMYGSVANAATFNAMANQLYATVENQGYTPTVGNPVYATAGTPVYSGAVGGASSPVYSASVTNPAYSYGAVGSPVPVADPSAQAVFEATQAQFYAQQQEKPGSPAAAIAAAAAAAAAVAYYGTRERGAERGFQYQRKRALLPTPASTEEELISYQKKLARFFTDYHVPPAAVPHAAYSSSLQPPAAPRPYEDPSARRRPPDFRRNSLENRDPPLGGL